Proteins encoded by one window of Limnothrix sp. FACHB-406:
- the purM gene encoding phosphoribosylformylglycinamidine cyclo-ligase has protein sequence MDYREAGVDIEAGRAFVDRIRDRVQRTFRPEVLGGLGGFGGCFALPTGYQEPVLVSGTDGVGTKLEIAQKTGQHNTVGIDLVAMCVNDVLTSGAEPLFFLDYIATGKLRPEAMADVVEGIAIGCEQAGCALLGGETAEMPGFYSEGKYDLAGFCVGIAERSRLLTGAQVQVGDVAIALPSSGLHSNGFSLVRKVVEQAGLTWGDRVAGLTGDRTLGELVLTPTQIYVQPILNLLKSDLSIHGMAHITGGGLPENLPRTLGPNQAVAVDRNSWQIPPLFQWLAQTGDVPTAAMFDTFNMGVGFVVLVPAAEAAAALTQFNQVGIAAWQLGEVVAGNGEILGLL, from the coding sequence GTGGACTATCGGGAAGCAGGGGTCGATATTGAAGCGGGTCGCGCCTTTGTGGATCGCATTCGCGATCGCGTGCAACGCACCTTCCGTCCTGAGGTGCTTGGGGGACTGGGCGGCTTTGGCGGTTGTTTTGCGCTGCCCACGGGCTATCAGGAGCCGGTATTGGTTTCCGGAACCGATGGCGTGGGTACAAAGCTGGAAATTGCCCAAAAAACCGGTCAACACAACACCGTGGGCATTGATTTGGTGGCCATGTGCGTCAACGATGTGCTGACCTCTGGAGCCGAACCCCTCTTTTTCTTGGACTACATCGCCACGGGCAAACTGCGCCCGGAGGCTATGGCCGATGTGGTGGAAGGCATTGCGATCGGCTGTGAGCAGGCGGGTTGTGCTCTGCTGGGCGGCGAAACGGCCGAAATGCCGGGATTTTATAGCGAAGGAAAATATGATTTGGCGGGCTTTTGCGTGGGCATTGCCGAGCGCAGCCGCCTCCTGACCGGTGCTCAGGTGCAGGTGGGTGATGTGGCGATCGCCCTGCCCAGCTCAGGACTGCACAGCAATGGGTTTAGCCTGGTGCGCAAGGTAGTTGAACAGGCGGGCCTGACTTGGGGCGATCGAGTAGCAGGGCTGACGGGCGATCGCACCTTAGGTGAGCTGGTACTCACGCCCACCCAAATCTATGTTCAGCCCATTTTGAACTTGCTGAAGTCTGACCTGTCGATCCATGGCATGGCGCACATTACCGGTGGCGGACTGCCGGAGAACTTGCCGCGCACCTTGGGGCCGAACCAAGCCGTAGCGGTCGATCGCAACAGTTGGCAAATTCCCCCCCTGTTCCAGTGGTTGGCCCAAACGGGCGATGTGCCAACCGCGGCCATGTTCGATACCTTTAATATGGGCGTGGGCTTCGTGGTTTTGGTGCCTGCTGCTGAAGCTGCGGCTGCCTTGACGCAGTTCAACCAGGTGGGAATTGCTGCTTGGCAATTAGGCGAAGTGGTGGCAGGTAATGGCGAAATTCTAGGGCTGTTGTAA
- the lgt gene encoding prolipoprotein diacylglyceryl transferase produces MPLALQFTSPGPVFLKFGPLIIRWYGLLIAIALMTGVSLSQWLATKRRIDRDLVADVSIWLVLAALPAARIYYVLFNWSAYAAHPERIIAIWEGGIAIHGAILGGLAALLLFSRLNKIPFWQLVDVITPSLILGQAIGRWGNFFNSEAFGRPTDLPWKLYIPPDRRPLGYEGFEYFHPTFLYESLWNLGVFGLLMTLFLRLPNLRPGTIGCVYAVTYSLGRVWIEGLRTDSLMFGPLRMAQMVSLTGVILGGLGLFWLYKLRRSLPDVVSVGHEASNG; encoded by the coding sequence CTGCCACTTGCCTTGCAATTCACTTCGCCAGGGCCCGTTTTTCTGAAATTTGGCCCCCTCATCATCCGCTGGTATGGACTCTTAATTGCGATCGCCCTGATGACGGGCGTGAGCCTATCTCAATGGCTGGCAACTAAGCGTCGAATTGATCGGGATTTGGTTGCCGATGTCTCCATTTGGTTGGTGTTAGCTGCCTTGCCGGCCGCTCGGATCTATTACGTGCTGTTTAATTGGTCAGCCTACGCAGCCCATCCAGAGCGGATCATCGCCATTTGGGAAGGCGGCATTGCAATTCATGGCGCTATTTTGGGTGGCTTGGCGGCATTGTTGCTGTTTTCTCGCCTCAACAAAATTCCCTTTTGGCAGTTGGTGGATGTCATTACGCCTTCGTTGATTTTGGGCCAAGCGATCGGGCGGTGGGGCAATTTCTTTAACTCCGAAGCTTTTGGGCGGCCAACGGATTTACCTTGGAAGCTTTATATTCCGCCCGATCGTCGCCCCTTGGGCTATGAAGGATTTGAGTATTTCCATCCCACATTTCTGTACGAATCGCTCTGGAATTTGGGAGTTTTCGGGTTATTAATGACCCTCTTTTTGCGGTTGCCTAATTTGCGACCCGGGACGATCGGTTGTGTTTATGCCGTGACCTATAGTTTAGGTCGAGTTTGGATTGAAGGTTTACGCACCGATAGTCTGATGTTTGGCCCCCTGCGCATGGCTCAGATGGTGAGTTTGACCGGGGTGATTTTGGGCGGTTTGGGTTTGTTTTGGCTCTATAAACTTCGTCGATCGCTGCCTGATGTGGTGAGCGTGGGTCACGAAGCTTCCAATGGTTAA
- a CDS encoding esterase-like activity of phytase family protein, with translation MHSSPPDRNFLEPWFRSLSKITRLDGFGWHSGLQAIGKGRLAHRGLALLICFGLMVGGCGLPQVSAESRLLLPLSVDFLGAYLLPTQQIMDTPVGGLSALAYDRQTDQFLALSDDRSNLAPARFYTLKISWRSTDNPNPSGASISDQNSAPSSVKAGQTIDRVTVESVTILRDESGEPFAAGEIDPEGLAITPRNTVLISSEGDVKQGIPPMIREFDRKTGMATRSPLPLPSRYLPGNAADGSPQGIRDNLGFEALGIVPVGANPSPVEPFRAFTATEENLAQDLEPKPEQAEGDRPTIPPRSRILHFSLGDGPPFPISEHLYEMDPASSTAISNGLVDLMPLDQGGHFLSLERTFDPLEGFGAKLFQVELGTATDTSSYANLRGALPDVKPAYKKLLLDFKTLGIPIDNLEGLALGPQLPDGRQSIILVSDNNFREAQVTQFILLALDGFKAQ, from the coding sequence ATGCACAGCAGCCCACCCGATCGCAACTTCTTGGAACCTTGGTTCCGATCCCTATCCAAAATAACCAGGCTCGATGGCTTCGGCTGGCATTCTGGACTGCAAGCGATCGGCAAGGGACGCTTGGCCCATCGCGGTCTGGCCTTGCTCATCTGTTTTGGATTGATGGTGGGCGGCTGTGGATTGCCCCAAGTTAGTGCAGAGTCTCGGTTGCTATTGCCATTGTCCGTTGATTTTTTGGGGGCCTATTTGTTGCCCACTCAACAGATCATGGACACGCCCGTGGGAGGGCTTTCGGCCTTAGCATACGATCGCCAAACCGATCAATTTCTGGCCCTTTCTGACGATCGCTCTAACTTAGCTCCCGCAAGGTTCTATACGCTCAAAATTTCCTGGCGATCGACCGACAATCCTAATCCTTCTGGGGCCTCTATTTCTGATCAAAATTCAGCGCCTTCATCGGTCAAAGCAGGGCAGACTATCGATCGCGTGACGGTTGAAAGTGTCACCATTTTACGAGATGAATCGGGTGAGCCTTTTGCGGCAGGAGAAATTGATCCTGAAGGGTTAGCAATTACCCCACGAAATACGGTTTTAATTTCCAGCGAAGGCGACGTAAAACAGGGCATTCCGCCCATGATTCGCGAGTTTGATCGCAAAACGGGCATGGCCACGCGATCGCCCCTGCCCTTGCCCAGTCGCTATCTACCTGGCAACGCGGCGGACGGTTCGCCCCAAGGAATTCGCGATAATTTGGGTTTTGAGGCGCTGGGCATTGTGCCCGTGGGAGCAAATCCCTCCCCTGTAGAGCCGTTTCGGGCGTTCACAGCCACCGAAGAAAACCTGGCCCAAGATTTGGAGCCGAAACCCGAGCAAGCCGAGGGCGATCGCCCCACGATTCCGCCCCGATCGCGCATTTTACATTTCAGTTTGGGCGACGGGCCCCCATTTCCCATTTCTGAGCATTTGTACGAAATGGATCCGGCCAGCAGCACCGCCATTAGTAACGGTTTGGTGGATTTGATGCCCCTCGATCAAGGCGGACATTTCCTCAGTTTGGAGCGCACCTTTGACCCCCTAGAAGGCTTTGGAGCCAAACTCTTTCAGGTGGAATTAGGAACCGCCACAGACACCTCCAGCTATGCCAATTTGCGGGGGGCTTTACCCGATGTGAAACCCGCTTATAAAAAACTACTGCTGGACTTTAAAACCCTGGGCATCCCGATCGATAACTTGGAAGGATTGGCCCTTGGCCCCCAGTTACCAGACGGTCGCCAAAGCATCATTTTGGTGAGTGACAATAACTTTCGAGAAGCCCAAGTGACCCAGTTTATCTTGTTGGCACTGGATGGTTTTAAGGCTCAGTAA